A genomic segment from Eubalaena glacialis isolate mEubGla1 chromosome 16, mEubGla1.1.hap2.+ XY, whole genome shotgun sequence encodes:
- the LOC133076207 gene encoding small ribosomal subunit protein eS4, X isoform-like yields MARGPKKHLKRVAAPKHWTLDKLTGVFAPRPSTGPHKLRECLPLIIFLRNRLKYALTGDEVKKICMQRFIKIDGKVRTDITYPAGFMDVISIDKTGENFRLIYDTKGCFAVHCITPEEAKYKLCKVRKIFVGTKGIPHLVTHDARTIRYPDPLIKVNDTIQIDLETGKITDFIKFDTDNLCMVTGGANLGRIGVITNRERHPGSFDVVHVKDANGNSFATRLSNIFVIGKGNKPWISLPRGKGIRLTIAEEGDKRLAAKQSSG; encoded by the coding sequence ATGGCTCGTGGTCCCAAGAAGCACCTGAAGCGCGTAGCAGCTCCAAAGCATTGGACGCTGGATAAACTGACTGGTGTGTTTGCTCCTCGTCCATCTACCGGTCCCCACAAGCTGAGGGAATGTCTCCCCCTAATTATTTTCCTAAGGAACAGACTTAAATATGCCCTAACAGGAGATGAAGTAAAGAAGATCTGCATGCAGCGTTTCATTAAGATTGATGGCAAGGTCCGCACCGATATAACTTACCCTGCTGGTTTTATGGATGTCATCAGCATTGACAAGACTGGAGAGAATTTTCGTCTGATCTATGACACCAAGGGTTGCTTTGCTGTTCATTGTATTACACCTGAGGAGGCCAAGTATAAGTTATGCAAAGTGAGAAAGATCTTTGTGGGGACAAAAGGAATCCCTCATCTGGTGACCCATGATGCTCGCACCATCCGCTACCCTGATCCCCTCATCAAGGTGAATGACACGATTCAGATTGATTTGGAGACTGGCAAGATTACTGATTTCATCAAATTTGACACCGATAACCTGTGCATGGTGACTGGAGGTGCTAACCTGGGAAGAATTGGTGTGATCACTAACCGGGAGAGACATCCTGGTTCTTTTGATGTAGTTCATGTGAAAGATGCCAACGGCAATAGCTTTGCCACCCGGCTCTCCAACATTTTCGTTATTGGCAAAGGCAACAAACCATGGATCTCTCTTCCTCGTGGAAAGGGTATCCGCCTTACCATTGCTGAGGAGGGAGACAAGAGACTGGCAGCCAAACAGAGCAGTGGATAA